In a genomic window of Trueperaceae bacterium:
- a CDS encoding FRG domain-containing protein, giving the protein MSAMTDEAADRHEPEVVRAKDWIHLQELLFRDAWNPQISRHRSPYAFHGEAVAGEGLDTSLMTLKGPYHRLEPHLLRNFRKYAHRDAVLHDTAWHWLAMGQHHGLPTRLIDWTFSPFVALHFVTAYLHLMDEDGEVWAVDYNEVHRLLPDQVVSFLEREGSAVFTADTLAELAPTLADFDSLAPDPVMLFFEPPAVDPRIVNQYALFSVYGDARCGPEEWLRRHPGLWRKIIVPAQIKWEVRDKLDQANITERTLFPGLDGLSRWLRRNYSSPSEVESAPAAEDGERRT; this is encoded by the coding sequence ATGTCGGCCATGACCGACGAGGCGGCGGACCGGCACGAACCCGAGGTGGTGCGGGCCAAGGACTGGATACACCTGCAGGAGTTGCTCTTCCGCGACGCCTGGAACCCGCAGATCTCCAGGCACCGCTCGCCCTATGCCTTCCATGGCGAGGCGGTCGCCGGGGAGGGGCTCGATACCTCGCTGATGACGCTGAAGGGGCCGTACCACCGGCTCGAGCCCCACCTGTTGCGCAACTTCCGGAAGTACGCCCACCGCGACGCGGTGTTGCACGACACCGCCTGGCACTGGCTGGCGATGGGTCAGCACCACGGACTGCCTACCCGGCTCATCGACTGGACCTTCTCGCCTTTCGTCGCGCTCCACTTCGTGACGGCTTACCTGCACCTCATGGACGAGGACGGAGAGGTCTGGGCGGTCGACTACAACGAGGTGCACCGGCTGCTTCCCGACCAGGTGGTGAGCTTCCTCGAGCGGGAGGGCTCGGCCGTGTTCACCGCCGACACGCTGGCTGAACTCGCACCGACGCTTGCCGACTTCGACTCACTCGCTCCCGATCCGGTGATGCTCTTCTTCGAACCACCCGCGGTAGATCCCCGAATCGTCAACCAGTACGCCCTCTTCTCGGTGTACGGTGATGCCCGCTGCGGACCCGAGGAGTGGCTGCGTCGCCATCCCGGGCTATGGCGCAAGATCATCGTTCCGGCCCAGATCAAGTGGGAGGTTCGCGACAAGCTCGACCAGGCGAACATCACCGAGCGCACCCTCTTCCCTGGACTCGATGGCCTCAGCCGCTGGCTCAGGCGCAACTACAGTTCACCCAGTGAGGTCGAGAGCGCTCCTGCTGCCGAGGATGGCGAAAGGCGCACCTGA
- a CDS encoding zinc-binding dehydrogenase has product MKAVMKVAPGVGNVELRELDVPHPGPGQVLLEVRAAGICGTDLHIFHDEFRSEPPVVLGHEVAGRIVELGEGVEGVERGWRVTTETYFSTCGRCRYCRAGHTNLCPRRRSIGSAVNGGFTRYLVTPAANVHRLPEGVSDRAGALTEPLACVTHALLGSQVIRPGDVVVVAGPGAIGLLAVQVAVSAGATVVTLGTSSDEGRLALARKLGAAHTLVVPDEDPAELLALITPEGHGADVVIECSGAGAAASQLLTLARRRAHYLQVGLFGRAVALDLDQLCYRELTMTGSNASTPESWLRALELLGRGAVDTEAVISCAYPLDGWRQAFDDFESKRGTKLLLVPEA; this is encoded by the coding sequence ATGAAAGCCGTGATGAAGGTCGCCCCCGGGGTGGGTAACGTCGAGTTGCGCGAACTGGACGTGCCGCATCCTGGACCGGGCCAGGTCCTGCTCGAGGTGAGAGCCGCCGGCATCTGCGGTACCGATCTGCACATCTTCCACGACGAGTTCCGAAGCGAACCGCCGGTCGTGCTGGGTCACGAGGTGGCGGGCCGCATCGTGGAACTCGGCGAGGGGGTGGAAGGTGTCGAGCGGGGCTGGCGGGTCACGACCGAAACGTACTTCTCCACCTGCGGCCGCTGCCGCTACTGCCGGGCGGGCCACACGAACCTGTGCCCGCGGCGCCGCTCGATCGGCTCGGCTGTCAACGGCGGCTTCACCCGCTACCTGGTCACGCCCGCTGCCAATGTCCACCGGCTGCCCGAAGGCGTGAGCGACCGCGCCGGAGCGCTCACCGAACCGCTCGCCTGCGTCACCCATGCGCTGCTCGGCAGCCAGGTGATCCGGCCGGGGGATGTCGTGGTCGTGGCTGGACCGGGTGCCATAGGGCTGCTGGCCGTGCAGGTGGCGGTATCGGCCGGTGCGACCGTCGTCACCCTGGGGACCTCCAGCGACGAGGGGCGGCTGGCGCTCGCCCGGAAGTTGGGCGCGGCGCACACGTTGGTCGTTCCGGATGAGGATCCAGCCGAGCTCCTCGCCCTGATCACGCCTGAAGGCCACGGCGCCGACGTCGTCATCGAGTGCTCCGGGGCGGGTGCGGCAGCGAGTCAGCTGCTCACCCTGGCTCGGAGGCGCGCTCACTACCTGCAGGTCGGCCTCTTCGGCAGGGCGGTGGCGCTGGATCTCGACCAGCTCTGCTACCGAGAACTGACGATGACCGGCAGCAACGCAAGTACGCCCGAGTCGTGGCTGCGTGCGCTCGAGCTGCTGGGTCGCGGAGCCGTGGACACCGAGGCGGTGATCAGCTGCGCCTACCCATTGGACGGATGGCGCCAGGCGTTCGACGACTTCGAATCGAAGCGGGGAACGAAGCTGCTGCTCGTTCCCGAGGCCTAG
- a CDS encoding MurR/RpiR family transcriptional regulator — protein MTSPAAEPPQILRKLESARSAVGPARQKVIDFVLRHPEDVIFLSITELAQQALVSEATIVRLFQEMHYRGYQDFKIRLSRELSGDHQQLDHNIDEGDRPSQVLRSLVNLSVDTLRSTVQIVDENALAAVVDALAQAKRIEFLGVGGSGAVAQDAYHKFLRLGIPVNAVSDGHNAAQVCAVLVPGDVAVFVSHSGSTKDILEAAQLAKEAGATVVAVTRYGRSPLTRIADLSLHTLSAETRYRSEAISSRIAQLVLIDTLMLSLYLRKLPDSQLNLSRARGALASKRL, from the coding sequence ATGACCTCGCCCGCGGCCGAGCCCCCACAGATCCTGCGCAAGCTCGAGAGCGCCCGCTCGGCCGTCGGTCCCGCCCGTCAGAAGGTCATAGACTTCGTCCTCCGGCACCCCGAGGACGTGATCTTCCTCTCGATCACCGAACTCGCCCAGCAGGCACTGGTGAGTGAGGCGACGATCGTGCGCCTCTTCCAGGAGATGCACTACCGCGGCTACCAGGACTTCAAGATCAGGCTCTCCCGTGAGCTCAGCGGTGATCACCAGCAGCTCGATCACAACATCGACGAGGGAGACCGGCCCTCGCAGGTCCTCCGCTCGCTCGTCAACCTGTCGGTGGATACGCTCCGCTCGACAGTCCAGATCGTCGATGAGAACGCCCTGGCTGCGGTCGTCGACGCGCTCGCCCAGGCGAAGCGCATCGAGTTCTTGGGGGTGGGCGGCTCCGGCGCCGTCGCTCAAGACGCCTATCACAAGTTCCTCCGCTTGGGGATCCCGGTGAACGCGGTCAGCGACGGCCACAACGCGGCCCAGGTTTGCGCGGTGCTGGTACCCGGAGACGTCGCCGTCTTCGTATCGCACTCCGGTTCGACCAAGGACATTCTGGAGGCAGCGCAACTGGCGAAGGAGGCCGGGGCGACGGTGGTGGCTGTTACCCGGTACGGCCGTTCGCCCCTGACCCGTATCGCCGACCTGAGCCTACATACCCTCTCGGCCGAAACCCGCTACCGCAGCGAGGCGATCAGCTCACGGATCGCCCAGCTCGTGCTGATCGACACCCTGATGCTCTCGCTCTACCTGAGGAAGCTGCCCGATTCGCAGCTCAACCTCTCCCGAGCGCGCGGCGCCCTGGCCAGCAAGAGGCTCTAG
- a CDS encoding carbohydrate ABC transporter permease: MTPERRELLKRTGIFLLMALVLIVMLFPFYWMILTSLRNQVDNTSPVPVWFFQPTFENYRNVIRENDFLTYTWNSFVIAALSTGFGLVLGLPAAYSIARFKQNGLALGILIARLTPYITYLVPWYLAFRALGWIDTYLALTLTHLIVGMPLIIWIMISFFEEVPIELEEAAYVDGASRLGTFFRVVLPLSAPGTVAAAILAFIFSWNQFLFSLVLSGPRTQPVPVAVFNFISYGQIDFGGLGAAAVLITLPVVLLTLVIQRWIVTGLTMGAVKG; this comes from the coding sequence GTGACCCCGGAGCGGCGGGAACTCCTGAAGCGAACCGGCATCTTCCTGCTCATGGCGCTGGTCCTGATCGTCATGCTCTTCCCCTTCTACTGGATGATCCTCACCAGCCTGCGCAATCAGGTCGACAACACCAGCCCGGTGCCGGTCTGGTTCTTCCAGCCCACGTTCGAGAACTACCGCAACGTCATCCGAGAGAACGACTTCCTCACCTACACCTGGAACTCGTTCGTGATAGCCGCCCTCTCCACCGGCTTCGGACTGGTACTGGGCCTGCCGGCCGCCTACTCGATCGCCCGCTTCAAGCAGAACGGACTGGCGCTAGGCATCCTCATCGCCCGGCTCACGCCCTACATCACCTACCTGGTGCCCTGGTACCTCGCCTTCCGGGCGCTCGGATGGATCGACACCTACCTCGCTCTCACGCTCACCCACCTGATCGTCGGCATGCCGCTGATCATCTGGATCATGATCTCCTTCTTCGAGGAGGTACCGATCGAACTAGAGGAGGCTGCCTACGTGGATGGCGCCAGCCGTCTTGGCACCTTCTTCCGCGTGGTGCTGCCGCTCTCTGCCCCCGGCACGGTGGCGGCGGCGATCCTCGCCTTCATCTTCTCCTGGAACCAGTTCCTCTTCAGCCTGGTGCTCTCGGGCCCGAGGACCCAGCCGGTGCCGGTGGCGGTGTTCAACTTCATCAGCTACGGGCAGATAGACTTCGGCGGCCTCGGGGCCGCTGCCGTGCTCATCACCCTGCCGGTCGTGCTCCTCACCCTCGTCATCCAGCGCTGGATCGTCACCGGCCTGACGATGGGAGCGGTGAAGGGATGA
- a CDS encoding sugar ABC transporter permease yields the protein MKRASDFFDRYAQWLFPLPALLAIAVLIVGPVLANFYISLHNWFIGLPPTFVGLDNFQEALADRRFWNGVRNTFYFTLLAVPIQLVLGLGIAVLFNREFPGKGLVRTIILLPMVATPVAIALIWALMFNPSLGVLNYFLESLGLPRSLWVANADLVIPSLVMVDVWEWTPMIALILLAALQGIPGEYYEAARIDGATGIQAFLHITLPSIRSAIVVALILRTVDALKTFDIIYVITGGGPGIASETLNVFAFKTGFQFFRAGYSASLLIFLMFLVLGVAILLNLARRGGK from the coding sequence ATGAAGCGTGCCAGCGACTTCTTCGACCGCTACGCGCAATGGCTCTTCCCGCTGCCGGCTCTCCTCGCCATCGCTGTCCTGATCGTGGGGCCGGTGCTGGCCAACTTCTACATCTCGCTGCACAACTGGTTCATCGGCCTGCCCCCGACGTTCGTGGGCCTCGACAACTTCCAGGAGGCCCTTGCCGACCGGCGCTTCTGGAACGGCGTCAGGAACACCTTCTATTTCACGCTGCTGGCCGTGCCCATCCAGCTGGTGCTGGGCCTGGGGATCGCGGTGCTGTTCAACCGGGAGTTCCCCGGCAAAGGGCTAGTGCGCACCATCATCCTCCTGCCCATGGTCGCCACCCCGGTGGCGATAGCTCTGATCTGGGCGCTGATGTTCAACCCCAGTCTGGGCGTGCTCAACTACTTCCTCGAGTCGCTGGGCCTGCCCCGCTCGCTCTGGGTCGCCAACGCCGACCTGGTCATCCCCTCGCTGGTGATGGTCGACGTCTGGGAGTGGACGCCCATGATCGCGCTCATCCTGCTCGCGGCGCTGCAGGGGATCCCCGGCGAGTATTACGAGGCGGCGCGGATCGACGGGGCGACGGGCATCCAGGCGTTCCTCCACATCACGTTGCCCTCCATCCGATCGGCCATAGTGGTGGCCCTGATCCTCCGCACGGTCGACGCCCTCAAGACCTTCGACATCATCTACGTGATCACCGGGGGCGGCCCGGGCATCGCGTCCGAGACCCTCAACGTCTTCGCGTTCAAGACGGGCTTCCAGTTCTTCAGGGCCGGTTACTCTGCCTCGCTCCTCATCTTCCTGATGTTCCTGGTGCTGGGCGTGGCCATCCTGCTCAACCTGGCCAGGAGGGGTGGCAAGTGA